Genomic segment of Denticeps clupeoides chromosome 13, fDenClu1.1, whole genome shotgun sequence:
GGATTCTCAAGGTTGCTGGTCAGCATCAAATCTCATCCATCCAAGGGAGATTGTTGGAAGTAAATACCTGCAATCAAATCAAGAAAACACGTTTCTAGAAAGGTATGAAAATTTGAATGCTATCAATTATTgcacatataaaatatttataaatacagtgttttttttttttaacaaggctTCCTTTGGTACGAAACCCTCCCAGAATAGCCGTGTTGAGAATGTTATTATATCTGTTCAGCACTTTTTCCTCCAGGTCAGTGGTGGTAATgaaccactttattaggcattTCATTATCTTGACAAATGATCTCTCTGATATATAAGCAGCCACCCTTTGAGTCCTGGACATAAAATGTTACAGGCATTTGAAGACACAGTGATCTGCAGCAAATTATCTTTGCACTTTCACGgcaattaatttaatgaaaaccATAGTAAACTTGAGGGAACTCATTTTCATAACAGACATAAAAGGAACTTTTATATTACAGACTGCAAAATGTTTAGCTGTTAGTAATTCAGCGAACGCTGTGATCATTAAAGTGTATAATCCCTTCACACAAATTCTTCTGAAGAACAGAAAGCTAAAAGCTGAAAGAAATGGAATAAACCTCTGGAAGACTGATGCAGCAAGGACTGGATTCTCAAAACATCCTATCTTGGTGTATATGCAAGGATTCCCGGTGGAGATTCCAAGTCCAGGTGACATTGAGTTGGTCCATGAAAAATACCCATCAGCCTGTCGGTGTGATGTATGCATTTGAGGAAATGGATTAAATACTGAAAACGCTTATGCCGAGAGACTCACTTACTGCACTGTTTACTGCTGCAGCATGCAGTTGCATCCTCTGTACAAACGCTCGATATTTAACATGTGACAATGACTCTGTGTTTACCACAGATTTCACAATGTTACTTAGGCGGGGCCCAAGAGACCTGGGCAAGATAGATTTTCATAGGATGTCAGAATGACAAGGCGAAGGACTGGTGGCCTTGTGTAGATTGTTTAAACTGTCAGTCTCAAGTGAATAAGATGGATGAGCACAATGCAGTGAAAACTTTTTCTACTATGGTCCACACTGATATGATCAgacatttcatgtgtttctACCAGTATATGCAGTATATGGTGTCTGAtggaaaatgttttctttttaagttGGTCTTGTCTAAATGCAAATATAGAAATACTGAATATAATGTATCTGTGGTAGTAAATTACTGGCTAGTGGGCTGGGTGGTGATACATGCtgtaacattacatttacagcatgtatcagatgcccttatccagagcaacttacaatcagtagttacagggacagtccccctggagacactcagggttaagtgtcttgctgtaataagtgggatttgaacctgggtcttccggttcataggcgagtgtgttacccctaggctactaccaccctcttgcATACATACCACCTCCaacatacttgcctatgaaccagaagaccacaaagtcacaggttcaaaccccacttactacctgagcaagaaacttaaccctaaatgtGTTCCTCTCATGCAAGTGGTGTCCTGGCAAATCATGAACTGTCATGGTGCCACCGAGGTatccttgagcaaggtaccatccccacacacttctccctgggcgtctttcatggctgcctactgctcacaaggtgatgggttaagtgctgtgctgtgcttgctgtgtatcacaatgacggaAACAATCCCTTTTACTTCTGAGTGCAGACAAAAGCCGGTTGTCGTCCACGTAATGGAGCACTCCTGATGAGAAATACTCAGTAAAAAATCGTTCTTTACATATGTCCTCTTCAGACCCAAGTCTGTAATGAAGCTAAATGTATTCTCAATATGACCTAGAGAAGTTTCTGAAGGAAGCTGGTACGCTTTGATATTTCAGGAGgaattgtggggttttttttgagATTCTGTAGGTGTTCTCCAAACTAATTGTTAATTAGATCTAAGTTTAATGTATCTGTTACAATTGGAATCTGGTgacacacttgcagacatactatgggcgGGGGGACAAGCTGTCGTACCaagagaggacactggacgcgTTTGGTCGGTGAGGGAGAGACTTACGGGGAATGAGGACTGGGAGGAAGAAGTGAGTtcgggatctgtgggaagtaccggggcagaggagaaccggaagataGCGGGCTTCAGGACATATTGGTCGGTATCTTGGGCGTGGGTGAgggagctagcgtctctggtgagtaatctcattcaaagagcgggcgtgtctcctcgaggttacctcacttttatactcgccgccgcccgcttccatttcctcttccaggCAGGtgtctcccaggctggtccggcgccctctggtgggctggaggcgcgttggccatgacagtatCTCGTGAGCATTACAAAATCtcgatttaaaaatgaatgtatcAGTTTTCATCCGGTGTGTGATTAGCGTTGGTGATTATAACTGCAAGTAGGATAGCTGCATGTTCATCCTGCTAGTACTTCTGCTGAAGTATACTCTCAACCGCTGTTGTAGAGTCAATGTGAATGCGAATGTGAGCCGTCTCTGAGTAGCACGCCAGAACAAAGAGGCCAGAGGGGAGCCGGGCAGTGCCGCAGGTATTCCCATGGCATTTAATATATAGTTCCAAGGTCCTGGcaaaaagagacagacagaataaagatTCACTCTTttgtttgcaatgtttttttttaacactaaagcatcttcactttcactatatatGTCAGGTTTTTTGCAGGGCAGGAAGCAAAAGATGCAATTGCACAACTAACAAGCATACTAGTAATCAGTAACAAAAAAAGGGCATGCAGGCCTTCACGTTAGCATACatgacacagaaaaaaacacaatgatgGGCAGGGGACAAGACACAGCAAGGATACAATCATACTTAACATGAACCAGCACAATCAACATGAATAACAGGTAACACATAGCTCAACATAATTCATAACATTTAAATAGTATAATAACAGTTGTAGTTTAGTAGTTGTACTATATGGGAGCTGTGGACATTTTGTGAACTGGCGTGATCTGATTCAGCAGATGGTGGACATCATCACAATCTCCTGTCACTCCCCTTTCCGTTAGACTGGTCTAAGAACTCTGTGGCCAGTGTCATCATCTATACTGTGGTATGCTGGGGTGGTAGCATGAAAATGGCAGACAAGAAGAACCTGATCAGGAAAGCTGGTTCTGTGGTGGATGACAAACCCTTCATCCCCACCACCATTAGCCTCTACAACTCCTCCCTAAGTCACGCACCCACAAAATAAACCGTGCAATAACCTGCagcttcttctttctttcttattctttatttattaaaactatCACGGTGTGCATTATGTGCTATGATTTTCAACAGTCAATGATGTGCAATACTGTGCAGTGGTCTTACCAGGCGTTAAAACTAGATTATGTGCAATTATTCTACATGGTCAATGCTACTTTCAATTACTTAAGTAAGGTCTGAGCAATAAtttaaactcacaaccttggaggtgcgTCCCTAGCATTATACAGGAGTATATGTTTTACATATAAACAAttgaattaaaatacatttgaacaaAAAATGGGAATGGCATACAGTTCCACACACAGTTTCAGCAGGCAAGTCTGCAAAAAAGCTTATTTGAACAACTATCATGAGAACGTTTGTTCTTGTGAGTTCATGTGAGCCCTGAGCCAGAATCTACCTCTGAGGGAGGAAGTCAAATGCAGAAGGGAACTAATCAAGAGACTAGTGCTTTGTTCCCTGGGGACTGATCCTTTGTCTGCAGGAAAGTGGAAGCACCTGAGAAAGTCGAGGTGCACAGAGGCCGAGGACTCCCAGCAAATGTTACAAAGAAGTAAGTATGTGGAAAAGCAAGCGTCATGGAGATGGACAACTGAATGGTGGAGCAAGGGTGCCTCAAGTGGCAACGGCAGGCTAATGAAAAACGAGAATGTGATCCAGTTATTGTCCCAACAAGCATATTATACATgagcatgaataaaaaatgttttactctGATTTATCTATGTTAGTTGTGTAGATTTTGTATACATAGATTGTAGAGCCACAATTCCACTATTTTCTGTTTACATTAAACtactaaaaagaaaatgtattttaattgctGTAACATCATACCATGCATATTTCAGTTTGTCCTTCTTTTGTTGCTATATAATTTGCtcttgaaaatgtgaaaagcaatagttcattttcatttgatgAGATAGATAGAACTGACAGAtaggacagttttgaaaattaATGGTTGGAAACTATTTTATGAACAAAAagttaataaacatttttaccaaataGCAACAAGCTATTCAACTCCATCAAAAAGACAGTTTTATGAAGCTGATACTGGCTGCACCATTCTTTTAAAACAGGGAACAAGACGGTCTATTGTCATTCAGAGCACTAGGTGTCtgttgtgtttctgtctgtaGAAGCCGTAGTTCTGGGCTACGCATTGACAAAAATGATGgcaattacaaacacacacatgtgcatgacCGAGTTCACCACCTTCATTTATGACCTCAGATGATCCATTTAACCCTCTGTTGCTCTAGGGTGGCTGTTCCTGTTATTAGTAACTGTTGAAAATAAGGTTCCAGGGGTAGTGTAGAGAGGTAAGTTACAGGTTTATAAGAAACCAAAACAGTTTTGACAGCAGACATACAGTTAGACCAATGATGCTTGGTCTATCACATTCACTGACATGTCGATTCTTATGCTTACTtacttattaatattttttatgtgtgtggaaGGTTGGGAAAGGGGATTGATACTGCTggtctttaaaacagtgaaaTTATAATAAACATAAGAGGCATGATCCAGTTTTCACATGGCACAGTAGATGCTAGCAGTCATGGTTATTGAATTCGTTTGCCTCATATTTGCCATTCAGCTTTTGGTGATGCATCATATCACAcgacatgacattttaaaaatatagaaatgttttaaaccaggtctaatgattaaaaaaaaggtggcaTGCTGAAATCAAATAAAGTAaaaggttatatatatatacacacacacagacaacctTTTACTTTATTCGAttaagcatatatatatatatatatatatatatattcacacacacacacacacacacacacacacacacacacatatacaattaTGTAATTCTGATATGAATTTACTCGTTTTTTTCATCTGTTGACCAAGTTACATGGGAAATCCACAACAGAACAATGAACTGTATGTGATATTTTATTATAGGGCCCATATGCTTTAGCTGAGGTTCTGGGTCTGTTCCTTTAAACGCCATGCAGCATCCATGTACTTGGTGATTTCTGAGTTCTGCCGAGGAAAATTGAGTCGTCTGTCACTCCGATCTGTGGAAGTCTAAAGACAAATTCAACATTAATACACCAATATCCTGGATGTTCATATACACATTTCTTTATGAGAGtagacgtctggtaaatggtcaTACAGCCAGCAATATTACCAGAGGGGTGGAGATCCAGCCAATCTCTTGACTCTCTGTCTGTGGATGGGTGTATTTCTCCTTCGGTTTCAGACAAGCTTTGTGAATGGCCTTCAAAAACTCAGCTGTGTAAGAGGTTtaagactttattgtcattgcacaatcatacttggTACAACAGTACAACAAAATTGAGGTCCTGCCCATCACTGCCCAGTGCAAAATGAAGTGGTTAAGACAGGAAGGTCATTAACAAAGCTGTCATTTGCATGCATGTTTTTCAAATATGCTTTTTAGACATTCTTCCAGATTCTTCTGATGCCTGGGCTGTTTAAAAGAACATTCCAAATCATTCCATGTCCTTTGACCCAAATGATCTGAATGACCTGATTAAAAGTAAAACGTATACATGCAGAAGACGTCGACGTACTTACGgtcctcctccatctgctcGTTCACGTTCTTCGTCATCGGCTTATCGGTCAAGAAATGAACTGGGGAGACAAGTACACAACGCACACGTCAGCCAGCGCGACACAACTACGCAAAATGTCACGCCCGCATGTCGCCACGAAGCCTGAAATCTCACGCTTTTTATATGGATTGATGCTGAACGTCGTGTTCAGCTTCTGGCTTCTTTGCTCTTTCAGGATCGTCTCGACGTGGATCGCGTTTTGATGCACCAAATCCACGGGGTCTTTGGCATTTCCTTTGACCAATGGCGCTGACATGGTTTCAAAATAAagagttatttaaaaaaaaaaaaggggtttaatATAATGATCCCACACGGCTAAACAAGTGCGACAACGTGCCAAGTGCGTGGTTGCCTAGATACCGTAAACAGTTTGTCTTGCGTCATTTGTCCAGCAGAGGGCGGCAATTCATCACCACAACGCGCCAGAATCGGacattttctttagttttttgccattttaaaacTAGTGGATCAGGTACTTTCGCGATCCTAATGGATGCAATTCATCAAGTTTCAAGTTAATGCGCTAAATAGAAACAAGTTCCATCTTGTCAGAAGATGAAGGGTGTCTCCAATACTCATTGTTATAATGGCaatttaaaatctaaaaaaatccaTACATTACACAGTACACAAGGCAATCGGACAACGAAATAAGAATGTCAATAGTGCCTGAAGCACACAATATCCGAGGGCAAATTCAATGAAAATATGAGCAGcaatgacattttattgatgCCGTCCTGTCAGTCAACTGTCAGTCATTTGCCCTGTTTTGGGCCCAAGAACCAAgtgacaaaaaaatctaaataatccCATCTGacagattcattaaaaaaaaaaaaaatcacaattagaTGCAGTTGATAACATCAGATTGTACCACAATGTTGTCcctgaataaatatttttattcagctttttatttattttttgatcaTGGTGCTGTTCTTATGCTGTTTGAAGTAACATGAAACACACTGAATTTTTGGTTTTTGGAATGCGTGCAATAGCTCATGGATGAAGAATACTGTTGTCCAGTGGCACCACATaccttttgtatttatattgttcATCCATCCAAAATGATGAATGTTCAGAGTTGTTACCTCTCATTTCCCTTTTAGTTCCCCTGTGTTCAGTCCATGTTTTCGTTCTCATCCATCATTCCACACCAATTTtccttttgcattttgttttcatacaGTGACCGCCCAAAGGCAATTATTCTGCCATAGCATTTGATTTTCAATGGTGCCCCAGTGGTGAGGACTCTGATCATATTGACGAGATGTAATTTCTTTTATAGAGAGAGACAGGATAATGAAGTCTCTACATTTCAGattcaaaataaatgtatttttcaattTCCCAGCTGTTTTCAAaatcatttgtgtgtttgttttatggaATTTTACTATCATGAGCTCACAAAATGTCAAATCAAATCAGAGCAAATCTGTGAGGAACTGACGTTATTTGGACAAAACAAGTCACTTGGGAGAAATATTGCCAGTGTTGTAGACTGCTGGAGAAGGATTTTTAAGAATTTAAGAACTTTAAGAACTTTAAGTCACAAACAAAGGATTCCATTTGACACTACCTGAATTTGTTGAAACAGATGTCAGGCAAAGCTGTAGATTTCCAGTTGTGCAAACATGGGGCTTCATGTAACCCACCTGTTTCCTCTGGTTTGTCCCTCCCAGTATTAACCATGGCTGTTCATTACTGGCTACGTTCATGTGCCTcttctgttattattttttttagttagtGTTCTAGATCATGGCTGTTTAAACTACCAGTTTCACTAAGGTATGTTGCTTATTTACCTTGTCCCATGTATTGAGTATATTCATGTTTACAAATGGAAATATACTAAATACACATTGAATAAATGGAATATTCCGGAGGCAAAAATTCACAATTATGTCTATAATATTTCCAACAAGTATGCATGCATACATGAGTTTATATTTTTAGGTTCTGCTGTTCAACATACATCAGAAGAGAACGTAACATTATTCAACCCCACCATGAGAAAGGTCTGTGTACCAGCGGCATGAAGCCCTGCTGGTGTCTGTGACGAGCAGTCGCCCTGAACTATCTGCACAGAAAACATAACAACACATGCAGCATCCAGGCCTATTGTCTCCTCAGGCAGCAGATATAGCTCAAGCAtgtcgctttttttttctttgagacAGGACTCAGCTAGAGGGTGAGGGGTGCTGATACAGTGCGCCCAGAAACTATtgacagtgcatcacttttttccattctacacacaacacccaaaatatcgtaaaaaaaaataatcttttttttattaaaaaaaaaaaaccttggcagacctatccttggccagtttggcccattcctatTTGCAACACCCCtaaagctccatcaggttggatgggaagcataagtgcagccattttaagatctctccagagatgttccaTTAGactcaagtctgggctctggctgggccactcaaggacatacacagagttgtcctgaagtcacttctttgatatcttggctgtgtgcttgatGAACCGTCACCCCAGTCCGCAAGATGATTGCCGACTGGTATGGTGCAAGATGGTGCATGTTTCCTCCAAACATTACACTTGCAATTCAcgccaaagagttcaatctttgtctcatcagaccagagaattttggcAAACTacaggtgggctgccatgtgtcttttactaaggagtgtctgtgccactgtgctcattgggactttcaaagcagcagaaatttttctgcaaccttccccagatttgtgcctcgagacagttctgtctctgaggtctacagacaactcctttgacttcatgcttggtttgtgctcatatgtgggaccttatatagaaggtgtgcacctttccaaatcatgtccaataaaaaaaacattttacaggttgactccaattaagatgcagaaacatctcaaggatgatcaggggaaacaggatggcCCAGAGCTCAATTCTGAgattcatggcaaaggctgtgaatacttatgtacatgttatttcccagtttttaatttttttataaatttgccaaatcctcaagtaaacattgtcattatggggtgttgtgtgtagaattctgaggggaattttttttaatccatttggGAATAAGGccgtaacataacaaaatgtggaaaaaagtgatgcattgtaaatactttccggatgcactggaAAATGCTCCTTCCCCCTAGTAAACTCTCCTATCACCCAATCGGTGGGTGAAGGTGCCCTGCTCCCCCAAACACAGGTGAAGAAAGGGCGACAGCCAAATCTTTATCAGGGCTGATAAACTTtaacatgctcacacacagctTACGACCGCGAAGTGCTCTGCATGCAGGTAACAGTGCCAGGAAAGTGATGGGAACTCAGTTCAGGCCATCAGATTGGGCCTGCATTGCTCTATGTCTCGACTGAagcttctttttgtttttttttctcagtggtGAAAATTAGTTGTGCACTCTTTAAGGCAAGTTCAGATAACTGCTGTACCAGCAGACAAGTGAAATACCTGGATCAAATTAATAAAGATCCCATTAGCTGATTGGAGTAAATAAAGAGCATTTTAGGACATGCTTTACCATTCTACTATTTGTTCTGTTGTAATTTTCACAGGGTTTCATTAACTGTTTCTGTTAGTACTGAAATTTTGCTATGAGGGAGAAGTGTCATAGGGGTGAGTCTGGCAGTAAAAACACAGACCTTGATTCCTATCTAGGTAGAGGAGTGTATCTAACATGATTTGGATAGAAACCAGAAAACCAAATTGAGAGCAGGTTACAAGCATGACTTCTATAGCCATGGTTCTCAAATGGTGGTACTTACTGCTTCCGCTAGTGGCACACCAGGAGACT
This window contains:
- the cfap144 gene encoding cilia- and flagella-associated protein 144, encoding MSAPLVKGNAKDPVDLVHQNAIHVETILKEQRSQKLNTTFSINPYKKLHFLTDKPMTKNVNEQMEEDPEFLKAIHKACLKPKEKYTHPQTESQEIGWISTPLTSTDRSDRRLNFPRQNSEITKYMDAAWRLKEQTQNLS